One Blattabacterium cuenoti DNA window includes the following coding sequences:
- the rpsL gene encoding 30S ribosomal protein S12, with amino-acid sequence MPTIQQLIRKGRISNSKKRKSIALEFCPQKKGVCTRVYTTTPKKPNSAMRKVARVRFTNGKEVISYITGEGHNLQEHSIVLVKGGRVKDLPGVKYKIIRGARDTAGVNGRKRSRSKYGTKMKKK; translated from the coding sequence ATGCCTACTATACAACAACTAATTAGAAAAGGTAGAATTTCTAATTCAAAAAAAAGAAAATCCATTGCTTTAGAATTTTGTCCTCAAAAAAAAGGAGTATGTACTAGAGTTTATACTACTACTCCAAAAAAACCTAATTCTGCAATGAGAAAAGTAGCAAGAGTACGATTCACAAATGGTAAGGAAGTCATTAGTTACATAACAGGAGAAGGACATAATCTTCAAGAACATTCTATTGTATTAGTGAAAGGAGGACGTGTAAAAGATTTACCTGGTGTAAAATATAAAATAATAAGAGGAGCAAGAGATACTGCCGGGGTTAATGGAAGAAAAAGAAGTAGAAGTAAATATGGAACAAAAATGAAAAAAAAATGA